The Thioalkalivibrio thiocyanodenitrificans ARhD 1 genome window below encodes:
- a CDS encoding c-type cytochrome, which translates to MKTYALIALAALGLSMSAPLLADAGDPNRGQELSGACAACHGADGNSVNPEWPKLAGQGEAYLYKQLSDYKQGRRQDPLMAGQVANLSEQDMRDLAAYFASQTASAGTADEAMVDLGGALYRGGNAATGVAACIACHGPAGDGNPAAMFPRVAGQHAQYNANQLRQFRDSSRANDAGRMMRNIARRMTDEEIQAVSEFMAGLRRD; encoded by the coding sequence ATGAAGACGTATGCCCTGATTGCGCTTGCCGCCCTCGGACTGTCCATGTCCGCCCCCCTGCTGGCGGATGCCGGTGATCCGAACCGCGGCCAGGAACTGTCCGGCGCCTGCGCCGCCTGCCATGGCGCGGACGGCAACAGCGTCAACCCCGAGTGGCCGAAGCTGGCCGGCCAGGGGGAGGCCTACCTGTACAAGCAGCTGTCGGATTACAAGCAAGGTCGCCGGCAGGATCCGCTGATGGCGGGCCAGGTGGCAAACCTGAGCGAGCAGGACATGCGCGATCTGGCGGCCTACTTTGCCTCCCAGACCGCCAGTGCCGGCACCGCGGACGAAGCCATGGTGGACCTCGGCGGCGCCCTCTATCGCGGCGGCAATGCGGCCACCGGCGTGGCGGCCTGCATCGCCTGCCACGGGCCGGCGGGCGACGGCAACCCGGCCGCCATGTTCCCCAGGGTGGCTGGCCAGCATGCCCAGTACAACGCCAACCAGCTGCGTCAGTTCCGGGACAGCTCGCGTGCCAACGATGCCGGTCGCATGATGCGCAACATCGCCCGGCGCATGACCGACGAGGAGATCCAGGCCGTCTCCGAGTTCATGGCGGGTCTCCGGCGCGACTGA
- the yihA gene encoding ribosome biogenesis GTP-binding protein YihA/YsxC: MNPFYRQARYLISASRIQGLPPDEGREVAFAGRSNAGKSSAINVLCDQKALARTSKTPGRTQMINFFALDDRRRLVDLPGYGYAKVPAAMRAAWQRLMSRYLGERQSLAGLVVVMDIRRPLTAQDWEMLGWAAERHLPVHVLLTKADKLRRGPAMDTARAVADALGEAGIEATVQPFSALRREGVDDAHGILDAWLGI; encoded by the coding sequence TTGAATCCCTTCTACCGACAGGCCCGGTATCTCATCAGCGCCTCGCGCATCCAGGGGCTTCCGCCCGACGAGGGTCGGGAGGTGGCCTTCGCCGGCCGGTCCAATGCCGGCAAGTCCAGCGCCATCAACGTGTTATGCGACCAGAAGGCGCTCGCCCGCACCAGCAAGACGCCCGGCCGAACGCAGATGATCAACTTTTTTGCCCTGGACGACCGGCGCCGTCTGGTGGATCTGCCGGGCTACGGTTACGCGAAGGTGCCGGCCGCCATGCGCGCGGCCTGGCAGCGGCTCATGTCGCGCTATCTGGGTGAGCGGCAAAGCCTGGCGGGGCTGGTGGTGGTGATGGATATCCGTCGTCCGCTGACGGCACAGGACTGGGAGATGCTCGGCTGGGCTGCCGAGCGGCATCTGCCCGTGCATGTTCTGCTGACCAAGGCCGACAAACTGCGCCGGGGTCCGGCCATGGATACCGCCCGGGCAGTGGCCGACGCCCTGGGCGAGGCCGGTATCGAGGCGACCGTCCAGCCATTCTCCGCCCTCAGGCGCGAGGGGGTGGACGATGCCCACGGCATCCTCGATGCATGGCTGGGAATCTGA
- the pip gene encoding prolyl aminopeptidase: MKSLYPPIEPHRVETLAVDDIHRLHLETCGNAGGLPVVFLHGGPGSGCEPWHRRFFDPARYRIVLFDQRGCGHSRPHAALEGNTTAHLVADMECIREHLGIDRWVVFGGSWGSTLALAYAEAHPERVLGLVLRGIFLCRPRDIRWFYQDGAGRLFPDYWDDYLAPIPEAERDDMVAAYYRRLTGQDEVARMAAAKAWSEWEGRTATLLPNPSVVAHFQDPHVALSLARIECHYFMNDAFLEPDQLLRDAHRLADIPGTIVHGRYDVVCPLDQAHALHRVWPRAGFEIIADAGHSAGEPGIVDALIRATDALAERLA; this comes from the coding sequence ATGAAGAGCCTCTATCCGCCCATCGAACCGCACCGCGTCGAAACCCTGGCGGTGGATGACATCCACCGCTTGCATCTGGAGACCTGCGGCAACGCCGGCGGCCTCCCCGTGGTGTTCCTCCATGGCGGTCCCGGGTCCGGGTGCGAGCCCTGGCACCGGCGTTTCTTCGATCCCGCCCGCTACCGGATCGTGCTGTTCGACCAGCGGGGATGCGGGCACTCCCGGCCGCATGCGGCGCTCGAGGGCAACACCACGGCGCACCTGGTGGCGGACATGGAGTGCATCCGGGAGCACCTGGGCATCGATCGCTGGGTGGTCTTCGGGGGTTCCTGGGGTTCCACCCTGGCGCTGGCCTATGCAGAGGCCCATCCCGAGCGGGTGCTGGGGCTGGTGCTGCGGGGCATCTTCCTGTGCCGCCCCCGGGACATCCGCTGGTTCTACCAGGACGGTGCCGGCCGGCTGTTTCCGGACTACTGGGACGACTACCTGGCGCCCATTCCCGAGGCGGAGCGCGATGACATGGTCGCCGCCTACTACCGGCGCCTGACGGGGCAGGACGAGGTGGCCCGGATGGCGGCGGCCAAGGCGTGGTCGGAGTGGGAGGGTCGCACGGCCACCCTGCTGCCCAACCCGTCGGTGGTTGCCCATTTCCAGGATCCCCACGTGGCGCTCAGCCTGGCCCGGATCGAGTGTCACTACTTCATGAACGATGCCTTCCTGGAACCGGATCAACTGTTGCGCGACGCCCATCGCCTGGCGGATATCCCCGGCACCATCGTGCATGGCCGCTACGACGTGGTGTGTCCCCTGGATCAGGCCCACGCCCTGCATCGGGTCTGGCCCCGGGCCGGGTTCGAGATCATCGCCGATGCCGGACATTCCGCCGGCGAGCCGGGGATCGTGGACGCCCTGATCCGGGCCACCGATGCATTGGCGGAGCGCCTGGCTTGA
- the dtd gene encoding D-aminoacyl-tRNA deacylase: MIGLLQRVTGASVRVEGETVGEIGPGVLALVGVRRGDTGARAERLLERILGYRMFEDGAGRMNLSLRDVGGGLLLVPQFTLAADTRKGMRASFTPAADPDTGRMLFEALVARAREVYPGVAAGRFGAHMQVSLVNDGPVTFWIEG; the protein is encoded by the coding sequence TTGATCGGCCTGTTGCAGCGGGTGACCGGGGCGTCGGTGCGGGTGGAAGGCGAAACGGTGGGCGAGATCGGTCCGGGTGTGCTGGCACTGGTGGGGGTGCGGCGGGGCGATACCGGGGCGCGGGCGGAGCGCCTGCTGGAACGGATCCTGGGTTACCGGATGTTCGAGGATGGGGCCGGGCGCATGAACCTCAGCCTGCGCGACGTCGGAGGCGGCCTGCTGCTGGTGCCCCAGTTCACCCTGGCCGCCGACACCCGCAAAGGCATGCGGGCCAGTTTCACGCCCGCCGCAGACCCGGACACCGGGCGCATGCTCTTCGAGGCGCTGGTGGCGCGGGCCCGCGAGGTGTATCCCGGGGTGGCCGCCGGGCGCTTTGGCGCGCACATGCAGGTGAGTCTCGTGAACGACGGCCCGGTCACGTTCTGGATCGAGGGGTGA